From one Melioribacteraceae bacterium genomic stretch:
- a CDS encoding HAMP domain-containing sensor histidine kinase, with product MINNNVDGLVISCSKEGRITTVHFCSLGINEEKIDGKLFIELFRTEYIHTALDFINKIKEDSAAFGWELFMNPSINNKPFFFSGSLIDNEIFIIGSLTKVDFDKFNKGMMLINNEQINKIRELEKERIEKTLSEQKTDDKIFDELTRLNNELVTMQRELTKKNLELEELNKLKNQFIGMAAHDLRNPLGTILNYAEFLEDECDPFSNEQIEFLHHIKSQSSFMLSLVNDLLDVTSIESGSIKLSLEAVDVAVLIFQIIHLNKVLADKKEIEINIDSQIQSSSLLLDKGKIEQVITNLLTNAIKYSEKKTTITVSIYAEKDQIIISVKDQGQGIPKDELNLLFKPFQKTSVKSTDGEKSTGLGLFIVRKIVEAHKGKIWAESKPGIGSTFYVSLPSTR from the coding sequence ATGATTAATAATAATGTTGACGGACTTGTTATCTCATGCAGTAAAGAAGGCAGAATTACAACAGTTCATTTTTGCAGCTTGGGAATTAACGAAGAAAAAATAGATGGTAAATTATTTATTGAGCTTTTTAGAACAGAGTATATTCATACTGCTCTCGATTTTATAAATAAAATAAAAGAAGACTCCGCAGCTTTTGGATGGGAATTGTTCATGAATCCATCTATTAATAATAAACCATTTTTCTTTAGCGGATCTTTGATAGACAATGAAATTTTCATCATCGGCTCTCTCACAAAAGTGGATTTTGATAAATTCAATAAAGGTATGATGCTAATTAACAATGAACAGATAAATAAAATACGAGAATTAGAAAAAGAGAGAATAGAGAAAACTTTAAGTGAGCAAAAAACCGACGATAAAATTTTTGATGAACTAACAAGACTGAATAACGAACTTGTAACGATGCAAAGAGAATTAACCAAGAAAAACTTGGAGCTGGAAGAACTAAATAAACTTAAAAACCAATTTATAGGAATGGCCGCACATGATTTACGTAATCCTCTTGGTACTATTTTGAATTATGCTGAATTCTTAGAAGATGAATGTGATCCCTTTTCTAATGAACAAATTGAATTTCTTCATCATATAAAATCTCAAAGTTCGTTTATGCTTAGTCTTGTAAATGACTTGCTGGATGTTACTTCAATAGAATCCGGCAGTATAAAACTATCTCTTGAAGCGGTTGATGTTGCGGTACTAATATTCCAAATTATTCATTTAAATAAAGTGCTTGCCGATAAGAAAGAGATTGAAATTAATATCGATTCTCAAATACAATCATCTAGCTTATTGTTAGATAAAGGAAAAATTGAACAGGTTATAACCAATCTTTTAACAAATGCAATTAAGTACTCGGAAAAGAAAACTACAATTACTGTTTCGATTTATGCGGAGAAGGATCAAATAATTATTTCGGTCAAAGATCAAGGACAGGGTATTCCAAAAGATGAATTAAACCTACTGTTTAAGCCTTTCCAAAAAACCAGCGTAAAAAGTACTGACGGTGAAAAAAGTACCGGACTAGGGTTGTTCATTGTTAGAAAAATTGTTGAAGCACATAAAGGAAAAATTTGGGCTGAAAGTAAACCGGGTATTGGTTCTACTTTTTATGTAAGTCTGCCTTCAACTAGATAA
- a CDS encoding Crp/Fnr family transcriptional regulator — MFSLLKEHINNRVLLTDEEFIICSKFFVPKKLKKHQFLLNEGDVCKYIGFVNSGCLREYSIDNKGTEHVIQFAISDWWVADLNSFLSGSPAKYNIDALAVSEVLLIDKSAREELLANCPKMERFFRLLIEANHVATHQRILDSLSASAEERYLKFVKTYPQLIEQVSQNQIASYLGITPQSLSRIRKELSQK; from the coding sequence ATGTTTTCGCTACTAAAAGAACATATTAACAATAGAGTACTTCTTACTGATGAAGAATTTATTATCTGTTCAAAATTCTTTGTACCTAAGAAGTTAAAAAAGCATCAATTTCTTTTAAACGAAGGTGATGTTTGTAAGTACATTGGGTTTGTAAACTCGGGTTGTTTGCGTGAATACTCAATTGACAACAAAGGAACGGAACATGTAATTCAATTTGCTATTTCTGATTGGTGGGTAGCGGATCTTAATAGTTTCCTTTCCGGTTCGCCTGCAAAATACAACATTGATGCTCTAGCAGTTTCGGAGGTTCTTTTAATTGATAAATCTGCTAGAGAAGAGTTGCTTGCAAATTGTCCGAAGATGGAACGCTTTTTCCGTCTGTTAATTGAAGCTAACCATGTTGCAACTCATCAAAGAATTTTAGATTCACTTAGCGCTTCAGCAGAAGAAAGATATCTTAAGTTTGTTAAAACTTATCCACAACTTATTGAACAAGTATCACAAAACCAGATCGCATCTTACCTTGGTATTACTCCTCAATCATTAAGTAGAATTCGAAAAGAATTGTCTCAGAAGTAA
- a CDS encoding cobalamin-dependent protein (Presence of a B(12) (cobalamin)-binding domain implies dependence on cobalamin itself, in one of its several forms, or in some unusual lineages, dependence on a cobalamin-like analog.) → MENLNKRIAGRLKVFDESFAKKILEKQFEAQPTLKEKYGEKQIHHYIEDTKFHLSYLAEAIINNESALFNEYLAWAKTFFENLPVTDDEIIMNLELLRDEIASNLPEEMYNVTNKYINEGIEYYKIKSPVLPSFIKDENPQKEIAEKYLNFLIEGDKVSAHQLIMNAVQNGIPIKNLYLNVFQVSQQETGRLWQMSKISVAHEHFITAATQLIMAQLYPYMFTSVNKDKRVIVSCIQGELHEIGARMVADIFEMEGWNSYYFGANTPIRSVIDSINKYNPQVLAISTTMTFNLSSVSDMIEKVRSEIASKDLKILVGGYPFIISEKLWQNIGADGFAPNAISAVKLAEELITPEV, encoded by the coding sequence ATGGAAAATTTGAACAAGAGAATTGCCGGTCGATTAAAAGTATTTGACGAATCCTTTGCAAAAAAAATACTTGAAAAACAATTTGAAGCACAACCTACTTTAAAAGAGAAGTACGGCGAAAAGCAAATTCATCATTACATTGAAGACACTAAATTTCATCTAAGCTATCTAGCTGAAGCAATTATAAATAACGAATCCGCTTTATTTAACGAATACCTGGCATGGGCTAAAACATTTTTCGAAAATCTTCCCGTAACTGATGACGAAATAATTATGAACCTTGAATTACTGAGGGATGAAATTGCATCGAATTTACCGGAAGAAATGTACAACGTTACAAATAAATATATTAATGAAGGGATTGAATACTACAAAATAAAATCACCTGTGCTTCCTTCTTTCATAAAAGATGAAAATCCGCAAAAGGAAATCGCGGAAAAGTATTTGAATTTTTTGATTGAAGGAGATAAAGTATCGGCTCATCAACTAATAATGAATGCTGTACAAAATGGAATCCCAATTAAGAATTTGTATCTAAACGTATTTCAAGTCTCACAGCAAGAGACGGGTCGTTTATGGCAGATGAGTAAAATATCTGTCGCACATGAACACTTTATAACTGCCGCAACTCAGTTAATAATGGCCCAGCTATATCCGTATATGTTTACATCAGTTAATAAAGATAAACGTGTTATAGTCTCATGCATTCAAGGTGAATTGCACGAAATTGGAGCAAGGATGGTTGCCGACATTTTTGAAATGGAAGGTTGGAATTCATATTACTTTGGTGCGAATACTCCAATTAGAAGTGTTATAGATAGTATCAATAAATATAATCCTCAAGTACTGGCTATATCTACTACAATGACGTTTAACTTATCATCTGTTTCCGATATGATTGAAAAAGTAAGATCCGAAATCGCTTCAAAAGATTTGAAAATTTTGGTCGGAGGATATCCATTTATAATTTCGGAAAAGTTATGGCAGAATATTGGTGCCGATGGTTTTGCTCCAAACGCAATTTCTGCTGTCAAACTTGCGGAAGAACTTATTACCCCAGAGGTTTAA
- a CDS encoding tyrosine-type recombinase/integrase — translation MFLSRDTKSPYYQVIYFVNGKRTKISTRTANKKEAEKFLKSFVPQQKEKKVEPEEPKEKKVSIKLSCFIEEYKTYVRNTYSEKYLKKAVRPSFMALQKNIPDMPLNQISTRIIDQFISSASAISKHSASLYHRTLKAAFNKAVVWNYLEANPFDKIKAPKVPKSFPVFISESELILILNNTQMQLMKDIFTTAFYTGMRLGELVNMKWNWIDFKENIITVKNSSEFNSKNKRERIIPIHQKVQTILQTRYQLGRFENTLVFCRYEGIKLNEDFVSKQFKKAVREAKLNDKIHFHTLRHSFASALVQRGISLYAVKELLGHGNIKTTQIYSHLQKDNLREAVNLL, via the coding sequence ATGTTTCTTTCAAGAGATACAAAATCACCGTATTACCAAGTAATCTATTTTGTAAATGGTAAAAGAACCAAAATTTCTACACGAACGGCTAACAAAAAGGAAGCAGAAAAATTTCTAAAATCCTTTGTACCTCAGCAGAAAGAAAAGAAGGTTGAACCGGAAGAACCAAAAGAGAAAAAAGTTTCTATAAAACTAAGCTGCTTTATCGAAGAATATAAAACTTATGTACGCAACACATATTCTGAAAAATATCTTAAGAAAGCTGTGAGACCATCATTTATGGCTTTACAAAAAAATATTCCTGATATGCCGCTTAATCAGATTTCAACGAGAATCATTGATCAATTTATATCCTCAGCCTCAGCAATTTCCAAACATTCAGCGTCACTTTACCACCGCACCCTAAAAGCAGCATTTAATAAAGCTGTAGTTTGGAATTATCTTGAAGCTAACCCTTTCGATAAAATTAAAGCTCCCAAAGTTCCGAAATCCTTTCCTGTGTTTATTTCAGAAAGTGAACTAATCCTTATTCTAAACAATACTCAAATGCAGCTAATGAAAGATATATTTACAACAGCCTTTTATACTGGTATGCGTCTCGGCGAGTTAGTTAATATGAAGTGGAATTGGATTGACTTCAAAGAAAATATTATCACAGTTAAAAACTCAAGTGAATTCAATTCCAAGAACAAGCGTGAAAGAATTATTCCTATTCATCAGAAAGTACAAACTATTCTGCAAACTCGTTATCAATTAGGAAGGTTTGAAAATACTCTTGTCTTTTGTCGTTACGAAGGAATAAAATTAAATGAGGATTTTGTAAGCAAACAATTTAAAAAAGCAGTAAGAGAAGCAAAACTAAATGATAAAATTCATTTCCATACACTCCGTCATTCTTTCGCTTCGGCTCTTGTTCAACGTGGTATTTCTCTTTATGCTGTTAAAGAATTATTAGGTCATGGAAATATTAAAACAACTCAAATTTATTCTCATTTGCAGAAGGATAACTTAAGAGAAGCAGTCAATCTGTTATAG
- the katG gene encoding catalase/peroxidase HPI encodes MTDKNKTQKTNDESKCPVTGRTSFGRGTSNKDWWPNQLNLGILHQHHPASNPMDPDFNYAEQFKKLDYKALKKDLYDLMTDSQDWWPADWGHYGGLFIRMTWHSAGTYRTADGRGGGGTGNQRFAPVNSWPDNANLDKARRLLWPIKQKYGNKISWADLLILAGNCAMETMGFKTFGFGGGREDIYQPEEDIYWGAEKEWLATSDKPMSRYSGDRELENPLAAVQMGLIYVNPEGPDGNPDPVASGRDVRETFKRMAMNDEETVALTAGGHTFGKMHGAGDPSLVGPEPEAAPLEEQGLGWINKFGTGKGVHQTTSGLEGAWKPNPTKWDMGYFDMLFGYEWEKVKSPAGAWQWQAKDVKPEHMIPDAHDPSKKHPPTMTTADLSLRFDPIYEPISRRFHKDPKAFADAFARAWYKLTHRDMGPKVRYLGPEVPKEELIWQDPIPAVNHKLINKKDVKALKEKILASKLSVSELVYTAWSSASTFRGSDYRGGANGARIRLEPQKNWEINQPAQLEKVLKKLKNIQKEFNDSQKDGKKVSLADLIVLAGCAAVEKAAKDAGFKVDVPFTPGRMDTTQKLTDIESFSEMEPEADGFRNYQRKAYTVSAEEMLVDKAQLLTLSAPEMTVLVGGMRVLDANYGKSKHGVFTDQPGKLTNDFFVNLLDMKTKWVPTSDKGDTFEGRDRKTDKVKWTGTRVDLVFGSNSQLRALAEVYAQDDAKEKFVKDFIAAWNKVMNLDRFDLK; translated from the coding sequence ATGACAGACAAAAACAAAACTCAAAAGACGAACGATGAAAGTAAATGCCCCGTAACAGGCAGAACTTCATTCGGGAGAGGCACATCAAATAAGGATTGGTGGCCGAATCAGTTGAACTTGGGCATACTTCATCAACATCATCCGGCTTCCAACCCAATGGATCCCGACTTCAACTATGCGGAACAATTTAAGAAACTTGATTATAAAGCTCTCAAAAAAGATCTTTATGATCTAATGACAGACTCGCAGGATTGGTGGCCCGCTGATTGGGGCCATTACGGCGGTTTGTTTATACGCATGACCTGGCATAGTGCCGGGACATACCGTACTGCTGACGGACGCGGCGGAGGCGGAACAGGCAATCAGCGTTTTGCACCTGTAAATAGCTGGCCCGATAATGCTAACCTGGATAAAGCACGCCGTTTACTCTGGCCTATAAAACAGAAATACGGGAACAAAATTTCATGGGCTGATCTTCTAATATTAGCAGGCAATTGTGCGATGGAAACGATGGGTTTCAAGACATTCGGTTTTGGCGGAGGACGCGAAGACATTTATCAACCCGAAGAAGATATTTATTGGGGTGCTGAAAAGGAATGGCTGGCCACAAGTGACAAACCAATGAGTCGTTACTCAGGAGATAGAGAACTTGAAAATCCATTAGCTGCCGTTCAAATGGGATTAATTTATGTAAATCCCGAAGGTCCTGATGGTAATCCCGATCCCGTAGCATCAGGTCGTGATGTACGCGAAACATTTAAACGTATGGCTATGAATGACGAAGAAACTGTAGCACTTACGGCAGGCGGACATACATTCGGGAAAATGCACGGTGCGGGTGATCCAAGTTTAGTTGGTCCCGAACCGGAAGCTGCTCCTCTCGAAGAACAAGGTTTAGGATGGATTAATAAGTTTGGAACCGGCAAAGGCGTACACCAAACTACCAGCGGTTTAGAAGGTGCATGGAAACCTAATCCAACCAAATGGGATATGGGTTATTTCGATATGCTGTTTGGTTATGAGTGGGAAAAAGTTAAGAGTCCTGCCGGTGCTTGGCAATGGCAGGCTAAAGATGTTAAACCGGAACATATGATTCCCGATGCTCATGACCCTTCAAAGAAACATCCGCCAACTATGACAACCGCGGATTTATCTCTACGTTTTGACCCAATATATGAACCAATCTCACGAAGATTCCATAAAGATCCAAAAGCTTTTGCCGATGCATTTGCAAGAGCATGGTATAAACTTACTCACAGAGATATGGGACCAAAAGTTCGTTATCTTGGACCGGAAGTTCCTAAAGAAGAGTTAATTTGGCAGGATCCGATTCCCGCGGTCAATCATAAACTGATCAACAAAAAAGATGTCAAAGCATTGAAAGAAAAAATTCTTGCTTCAAAGCTTTCAGTATCCGAGTTGGTTTACACTGCATGGTCATCAGCATCAACTTTCCGTGGTTCGGATTATCGCGGCGGGGCAAATGGTGCTCGCATACGTTTAGAACCTCAAAAAAATTGGGAAATTAATCAACCAGCACAATTAGAAAAAGTACTTAAAAAACTTAAAAATATTCAGAAAGAGTTCAACGATTCACAGAAAGACGGCAAAAAAGTTTCTCTTGCCGATTTAATTGTACTTGCCGGATGTGCTGCGGTTGAAAAAGCCGCAAAAGATGCAGGCTTTAAGGTTGATGTTCCATTTACTCCCGGAAGAATGGATACTACACAAAAGTTAACTGATATTGAATCATTTTCAGAAATGGAACCGGAAGCAGATGGTTTCCGTAATTACCAGAGAAAAGCTTACACTGTATCTGCAGAAGAAATGCTTGTTGATAAGGCGCAACTTCTTACTTTAAGCGCGCCGGAAATGACGGTACTTGTTGGCGGCATGCGTGTGTTGGATGCAAATTATGGAAAATCAAAACATGGAGTGTTTACTGATCAACCCGGAAAATTAACAAATGACTTCTTTGTCAATCTCCTTGATATGAAAACTAAATGGGTTCCTACTTCTGATAAAGGTGATACTTTTGAAGGACGTGATCGCAAGACCGATAAAGTTAAATGGACAGGAACAAGAGTTGATTTAGTTTTCGGTTCAAATTCACAGCTTCGAGCTCTCGCAGAAGTTTACGCTCAAGATGATGCAAAAGAAAAGTTCGTGAAAGATTTTATTGCTGCATGGAATAAAGTAATGAATCTCGATCGATTTGATTTGAAGTAA
- a CDS encoding (4Fe-4S)-binding protein, protein MERKEYSNGEITIVWQPKLCIQSGVCVKTLPRVYNPKERPWIKPENATTTELISQVAQCPSGALSIKEN, encoded by the coding sequence GTGGAGCGCAAAGAATATTCTAATGGTGAAATAACAATTGTCTGGCAACCAAAATTATGTATTCAATCGGGAGTGTGCGTGAAAACACTCCCGAGAGTATATAATCCTAAAGAAAGACCTTGGATTAAACCCGAAAACGCTACAACGACAGAACTGATCAGCCAAGTTGCACAATGCCCTTCCGGAGCACTAAGTATAAAAGAGAATTAG
- a CDS encoding YceI family protein: MTTWKIDSAHSEINFKVKHLLVSTVRGNFDNFDAVIETNKSDFSDAKINFEADINSINTKNEQRDAHLKSADFFDADNYPKMTFESTSIKQISDFEMKVKGNLTIRGITKEVTLDVIYNGIVSGMDDSTVAGFEVTGKINRFDFGLQWNAVTEAGGVVVSNEVKIEILAEFTKVNELVEAVS, from the coding sequence ATGACAACTTGGAAAATTGATTCAGCCCATTCAGAAATAAACTTCAAAGTAAAACACCTTTTGGTCTCTACTGTTAGAGGTAACTTTGATAATTTTGATGCCGTTATAGAGACAAACAAAAGTGATTTTAGTGATGCTAAAATTAATTTCGAAGCGGACATAAACAGCATCAATACAAAAAATGAACAACGAGATGCTCACTTAAAATCTGCCGACTTCTTCGACGCGGATAATTATCCGAAGATGACTTTTGAATCAACCTCTATCAAGCAAATATCAGATTTTGAAATGAAGGTAAAAGGAAATCTAACAATTCGCGGTATTACTAAAGAAGTCACTCTTGACGTGATCTATAACGGAATTGTCTCCGGTATGGATGATAGCACTGTTGCCGGATTTGAAGTGACCGGGAAAATCAACCGTTTTGATTTTGGATTGCAATGGAACGCGGTTACCGAAGCTGGTGGTGTCGTTGTTAGCAATGAAGTGAAAATTGAAATCCTTGCCGAATTCACTAAAGTTAATGAATTGGTTGAAGCGGTATCATAA
- a CDS encoding DoxX family protein, with the protein MIRNIINPGSYTQKINIAFLFLRIAIGITMLTHGVPKLIHLLSDSPIQFVDPIGIGESTSLVLAVFAEVFGSILLIFGAATRLAVIPLFITMLVAILVVHWADAFGVKEVALLYLSVYITIAVTGAGKYSVDNLLYKKIDF; encoded by the coding sequence ATGATAAGAAATATAATAAATCCCGGCAGTTATACACAGAAAATAAATATTGCATTCTTATTTCTTCGCATTGCCATCGGAATTACTATGTTAACACACGGTGTACCTAAGCTCATTCACTTACTAAGCGATAGTCCTATTCAATTTGTCGATCCGATTGGTATTGGTGAATCTACTTCCTTAGTGCTAGCAGTATTTGCAGAAGTATTTGGTTCAATACTTTTAATTTTTGGAGCAGCCACAAGGTTAGCGGTAATTCCATTGTTCATTACTATGTTGGTTGCCATATTGGTTGTGCATTGGGCAGATGCGTTTGGCGTTAAAGAAGTTGCTTTGCTTTACCTTTCGGTTTATATTACAATCGCCGTAACTGGTGCCGGGAAATATTCGGTCGACAATCTGCTTTATAAGAAGATTGATTTTTAG
- a CDS encoding cation transporter yields the protein MKLESLSNIKRLDFDLTNRTLSVIHSGDNDEITKSIDELNLDSRFIESKPIEESKSFLAEESNQTKLLWTVLIINFAFFVIEMTTGLISKSMGLVADSLDMFADAAVYGLSLLAVGKAISRKKLVAKLAGYFQSTLAVIGFIEVVRRFIGFEGLPDFQTMIIVSIFALIGNVASLIILQKTKSKEAHVQASMIFTSNDIIVNGGVIAAGILVSLLNSKIPDLIIGAIVFSVVIRGSFRILKLAK from the coding sequence ATGAAATTAGAAAGTTTAAGTAATATCAAAAGATTAGATTTTGATCTTACCAACAGAACTCTATCCGTAATTCATTCGGGTGACAATGATGAAATAACCAAAAGCATAGATGAGTTGAATTTGGATTCACGTTTTATTGAAAGCAAACCAATCGAAGAGTCAAAAAGCTTTCTCGCCGAAGAATCAAATCAGACCAAACTTCTGTGGACTGTTCTGATCATCAACTTTGCATTTTTTGTTATAGAAATGACAACCGGATTGATTTCAAAATCGATGGGACTTGTTGCCGATTCACTCGATATGTTTGCCGATGCCGCTGTTTACGGGTTGAGCTTATTGGCAGTCGGTAAAGCAATCTCAAGGAAAAAGTTAGTAGCAAAGTTAGCCGGCTATTTTCAATCTACCTTAGCTGTAATCGGGTTTATCGAAGTTGTGAGGAGATTCATCGGATTTGAAGGTTTGCCCGATTTTCAGACAATGATAATAGTTTCAATCTTTGCATTGATCGGTAATGTCGCTTCGCTGATAATTCTGCAGAAAACAAAAAGTAAAGAAGCACACGTTCAGGCAAGTATGATTTTCACTTCGAACGATATAATTGTAAACGGCGGAGTTATTGCAGCCGGTATACTGGTGAGTTTGCTTAATTCAAAAATACCCGATTTAATTATCGGAGCAATTGTTTTTAGTGTTGTTATACGGGGTTCGTTTAGGATTTTGAAACTCGCCAAATAA
- a CDS encoding GNAT family N-acetyltransferase has product MIEIKQIDQGQKGYFTALDDGKEAGRMSYSFAGSSKIIIDHTEVNAAYRGQNIGKRILSEIVAYARLNNIKIIPLCPFAKSVFERTESIRDVL; this is encoded by the coding sequence ATGATTGAAATAAAACAAATTGATCAAGGTCAGAAAGGTTACTTTACTGCATTGGATGACGGAAAAGAAGCTGGCAGAATGAGTTATTCATTTGCAGGTAGTTCTAAAATCATAATTGATCATACTGAAGTAAATGCTGCCTATCGCGGTCAAAATATTGGTAAAAGAATTTTGTCTGAAATAGTCGCGTATGCTCGGCTTAATAATATTAAAATAATTCCGCTATGTCCGTTTGCAAAATCTGTATTCGAGAGGACCGAATCGATAAGGGATGTCTTATAA